In a genomic window of Pontibacter liquoris:
- a CDS encoding ABC transporter permease, protein MLKNYLKVAWKVLLRRKFFTFISLFGISFTLMVLVVATSLFDHAFGPQMPERETDRILFVNMMREQGKEGYTSSGPISYYFYDRNIRPLKTPEMISVNSMFFQVNSYINNRKLALDIKYTDRAFWDILDFHFLEGNAFTQQDVKNANRVAVINEHTRQQYFGDAPALGQDIVVDQVKYKVVGVVENVPVLRVQSYADVWVPVTLKSQDFNKPGLRGTYFATIKARQPGDIPKIKAEYAAMMQVLERQQPNKETRLFSFPDTFLESFARTLLGKGQEPGLGILYTILAGLAFLFMLLPTINLVNINISRIMERSSEIGVRKAFGATSKTIIGQFIIENIFLTLLGGLLGFVLSSAVLWLINDSGIIVYAALGLNLRVFATGLLLCLVFGLISGVYPAYKMSRLHAVEALKGGSK, encoded by the coding sequence ATGCTGAAAAATTACCTTAAAGTAGCCTGGAAGGTGCTCTTGCGGCGCAAGTTCTTTACCTTCATCAGCCTCTTCGGCATCAGCTTTACGCTTATGGTGCTGGTGGTGGCCACCTCCCTTTTTGACCATGCCTTCGGACCCCAGATGCCGGAACGTGAAACAGACCGCATCCTTTTTGTGAATATGATGCGCGAGCAGGGAAAGGAAGGATATACCAGCAGCGGACCAATCAGCTATTATTTCTACGACCGCAACATACGCCCCCTCAAGACGCCTGAAATGATATCGGTTAACTCCATGTTTTTTCAAGTGAATAGCTATATCAACAACCGCAAGCTGGCGCTCGATATCAAGTATACCGACCGTGCGTTCTGGGATATCCTGGATTTTCACTTCCTGGAGGGAAATGCTTTCACGCAGCAGGATGTTAAAAACGCCAATCGTGTGGCGGTGATCAACGAGCATACCCGGCAACAGTATTTCGGAGATGCACCCGCCCTTGGGCAGGACATTGTTGTAGACCAGGTAAAGTATAAAGTGGTAGGTGTGGTAGAGAACGTGCCCGTGCTGCGCGTGCAGTCTTATGCCGACGTGTGGGTACCTGTTACGCTAAAAAGCCAGGATTTTAATAAACCCGGGCTTCGTGGCACCTACTTTGCGACCATTAAGGCCCGGCAGCCGGGAGACATACCTAAAATAAAGGCAGAGTATGCGGCGATGATGCAGGTGTTAGAACGCCAGCAACCAAATAAAGAAACCAGGCTTTTCTCCTTCCCCGATACCTTTCTTGAGAGCTTTGCCCGCACGCTTTTGGGTAAAGGGCAAGAACCCGGCCTGGGCATCCTGTACACCATATTGGCGGGCCTGGCATTCCTTTTCATGCTGCTGCCTACTATCAACCTGGTCAATATCAACATCAGCCGCATCATGGAGCGATCTTCTGAAATTGGTGTGCGCAAAGCGTTCGGAGCCACTTCCAAAACCATTATTGGGCAGTTTATTATCGAGAATATCTTCCTGACCCTGCTGGGTGGCTTACTGGGCTTTGTGCTGTCATCGGCCGTGCTATGGCTCATCAATGACAGCGGCATTATTGTATATGCAGCCTTAGGTCTGAACCTCCGGGTTTTTGCCACCGGGTTGTTGCTTTGCCTTGTGTTTGGTCTTATTTCGGGCGTATACCCGGCCTATAAAATGTCACGCTTACATGCCGTTGAGGCGCTGAAAGGAGGTTCTAAATGA
- a CDS encoding sensor histidine kinase produces the protein MSLRTKFIFFAVLVHALLGVMAYFLLLQNKLLFLVMELVILASIFVTAQLYHAFFQPLKLILAGIESIRDKDFSTKFTAVGQRELDELVNVYNRMIDQLRHERVAQAEKHFLLEKLIQASPAGIILLGFDNQVESINPAAERFLNMQPEELLGRHVSQLPGAWGAKLKDLPNGQSTTFRIQGTWIYRCHRAHFLDRGFQHYFILIEELTEAILQNERQAYEKVIRVMSHEVNNTTGAINSILGSLGFYTSQLEAEHQPDFAHVLQVATERNANLSRFMSNFAEVVRLPKPLKEPTDVHELLKSLHRLLQPELERRHIAFIWQLAAQPLLVPLDGQQMEQALLNILKNALEAIDKPNSQITVRTQLHPPLLTITDNGAGIPEQVRPHLFTPFYTTKKNGQGIGLTMIRDILVNHGFTFSLTCDETGHTCFKINFLTQDK, from the coding sequence ATGAGCCTGCGGACTAAGTTCATTTTCTTTGCCGTGCTGGTACATGCGCTGCTGGGGGTGATGGCCTACTTCCTGCTGCTGCAGAACAAGCTGCTTTTCCTGGTGATGGAGCTGGTTATACTTGCCTCGATCTTTGTAACGGCACAGCTCTACCACGCATTTTTCCAACCTTTAAAGCTGATTTTGGCCGGCATCGAGTCTATCCGCGACAAAGACTTCTCAACAAAATTTACAGCTGTAGGGCAGCGTGAACTCGATGAACTGGTAAACGTGTATAACCGCATGATAGACCAGCTGCGGCACGAGCGCGTAGCCCAGGCCGAAAAGCACTTCCTGCTCGAAAAGCTCATCCAGGCCTCCCCTGCCGGCATTATCCTGTTGGGCTTCGACAACCAGGTGGAAAGTATAAACCCGGCCGCAGAGCGTTTTCTGAACATGCAGCCCGAAGAACTGCTGGGCCGGCATGTGAGCCAGCTGCCCGGCGCCTGGGGCGCTAAATTAAAAGATCTGCCCAACGGCCAGTCTACCACCTTCCGCATACAGGGCACCTGGATCTACCGCTGCCACCGCGCCCATTTCCTCGACAGAGGCTTTCAGCACTATTTTATACTGATCGAGGAGCTCACCGAGGCGATCCTGCAAAACGAGCGGCAGGCTTATGAAAAAGTGATCCGGGTCATGTCGCATGAAGTTAACAATACGACGGGGGCCATCAACTCCATCCTGGGCTCGCTTGGATTTTATACTTCGCAGCTCGAGGCAGAGCACCAACCGGATTTTGCCCACGTGCTGCAGGTAGCCACGGAGCGCAATGCCAATCTGAGCAGATTTATGAGCAACTTTGCCGAGGTTGTGCGCCTGCCCAAACCCCTGAAAGAGCCGACCGATGTGCATGAACTGCTCAAAAGCCTGCACCGCCTACTGCAGCCCGAGCTGGAACGCCGCCATATTGCCTTTATCTGGCAGCTGGCCGCGCAGCCGCTCCTGGTTCCGCTGGACGGGCAGCAGATGGAGCAGGCGCTGCTCAACATCCTCAAAAATGCCCTGGAAGCAATAGACAAGCCCAACAGCCAGATTACGGTTCGCACCCAGCTCCACCCGCCCCTGCTCACTATTACAGATAACGGCGCCGGTATTCCGGAGCAGGTACGTCCCCATTTGTTCACCCCCTTTTATACTACCAAGAAAAACGGCCAGGGTATTGGCCTGACCATGATTCGGGATATTCTGGTAAACCATGGCTTTACCTTTTCCCTCACCTGCGACGAAACAGGCCATACCTGCTTTAAAATCAACTTCTTAACACAGGACAAATAG
- a CDS encoding TolC family protein: protein MKKHYLFCLLCAMLPLLSLRSVAQPAGRQLHLQEVIRLAQEQSAVAKQVQTSRETSYWQWRSYKSDYKPQLSLEGVLPDFSRSILPVTQPDGTLEFRPVSNNNAELGLTLSQAIGPTGGSIFVTSLMQRFDDFDRNQTRYNGNPAIIGLKQPLFAYNNLAWAQKIEPLKYAESQRKYLEEREKIAVEATKLYFDLLLAQVNQDIAAKNLANNDTLYQIAQEKYSLGRLSKNDLLQLRLAVLNSDLALAQATLDAQTASLALKTYVGMEDSTQLQLNVPQVIPATTVAAKVALEEAHKNRKESINFQRRLLEAESQVAKAKGDNGLNANLYATFGLTNRGANWTDIYSRPDNQQGVRLGFSMPVLDWGRQRSISKVAELNQQLVQYTLSQEEANFEQQVLTQVNQYNTLKSRIKTTSEADDIAQQRYEIAKNTFVIGRISITDLNIALAEKDQARRAYIAALSEYWTAHYNLRQLTLYDFEKQRPLVNPSDGE, encoded by the coding sequence ATGAAAAAGCATTACCTCTTTTGTTTGTTGTGTGCCATGCTGCCGCTGCTTAGCCTGCGGAGTGTTGCCCAACCGGCTGGCCGCCAACTGCACCTGCAAGAGGTCATCAGGCTGGCACAGGAGCAGTCGGCGGTAGCAAAGCAGGTACAGACCAGCCGCGAGACCAGCTACTGGCAGTGGCGCAGCTACAAATCCGACTACAAGCCACAACTGAGCCTGGAAGGCGTACTGCCTGATTTCAGCCGTTCTATTTTGCCCGTTACCCAGCCGGATGGCACCCTGGAATTTCGCCCGGTATCCAACAATAATGCGGAGCTGGGCCTGACGCTGAGCCAGGCCATCGGCCCCACCGGGGGCAGTATTTTCGTGACTTCGTTGATGCAGCGCTTCGATGATTTTGACCGGAACCAGACCCGCTACAATGGCAACCCGGCCATTATCGGGCTAAAGCAGCCGCTGTTTGCTTACAACAATCTGGCGTGGGCCCAGAAAATCGAGCCGCTCAAGTATGCGGAATCGCAGCGAAAGTACCTGGAAGAGCGCGAGAAAATAGCCGTGGAAGCAACTAAATTATACTTCGACCTGCTACTGGCACAGGTTAACCAGGACATAGCGGCCAAAAACCTGGCAAACAACGACACACTTTACCAGATAGCGCAGGAGAAGTATAGCTTGGGCCGGCTCTCTAAAAATGATCTATTGCAGCTGCGCCTGGCTGTTTTAAATTCCGATCTGGCCCTGGCGCAGGCTACGCTCGACGCACAAACTGCCAGCCTTGCCCTGAAGACCTATGTAGGTATGGAGGACAGCACACAACTGCAGCTAAACGTGCCGCAGGTCATTCCTGCCACAACCGTAGCTGCAAAGGTGGCCCTGGAGGAAGCCCATAAAAACCGTAAGGAAAGTATAAACTTCCAGCGCCGGCTGCTCGAAGCGGAGAGCCAGGTAGCCAAAGCCAAAGGCGATAACGGCCTGAATGCAAACCTGTACGCCACCTTTGGCCTCACCAATCGCGGGGCCAACTGGACCGATATTTACAGCCGCCCTGATAACCAACAGGGTGTGCGCCTGGGTTTCAGCATGCCGGTGCTGGACTGGGGCCGGCAACGTTCCATCTCGAAAGTAGCCGAGCTGAATCAGCAGCTGGTGCAATACACCCTGAGCCAGGAGGAAGCCAACTTTGAGCAGCAGGTCCTCACGCAGGTGAACCAGTACAACACGCTCAAAAGCCGGATCAAAACCACCTCCGAAGCAGACGACATTGCGCAGCAACGTTACGAAATCGCGAAAAACACCTTTGTGATCGGTCGCATCAGCATCACGGATCTGAACATTGCCCTGGCTGAGAAAGACCAGGCGCGCAGAGCCTATATCGCTGCGCTCAGCGAGTACTGGACCGCCCACTACAACCTGCGCCAACTCACGCTTTATGATTTTGAAAAACAAAGGCCTTTGGTCAACCCATCTGACGGAGAATAA
- a CDS encoding cyanophycinase, with amino-acid sequence MAKKNEPAHEEEQKKPENEAQQQQAVKHGRRRLVSARGKEHQAAPIPKGILLAIGGKEDKGEQDLKEEQKRNTDFESYEILKYFTSELKGSNPLIVVVPTASSVPAAIAQDYIKAFKEIGYTNVEVLDIRSRQDANKPEFVELVERAAGIMFPGGDQLRLTAILGGSQVLQLMKERYTYDEGFIVAGTSAGATAMSTPMIYEGETQGGYIKGDVRITTGLEFMKNVAIDTHFIQRGRIVRMSQAIATNPGCIGIGLEEDTAICVERGKDIRVLGSGLVTIVDGLDITTTNIYDIKTGEPFSVRDMRVHLLAPGDTYVLPFYDQLHI; translated from the coding sequence ATGGCAAAGAAAAACGAACCAGCGCACGAGGAAGAGCAAAAAAAGCCTGAGAATGAGGCACAGCAGCAACAGGCGGTGAAGCACGGAAGGCGCAGGCTGGTATCCGCGCGTGGCAAAGAACACCAGGCGGCTCCTATCCCAAAGGGGATTCTGCTGGCCATCGGCGGCAAAGAGGACAAGGGTGAGCAGGACTTAAAAGAAGAACAAAAGCGAAACACGGATTTTGAGAGCTATGAGATATTAAAATACTTTACCTCCGAGCTAAAAGGCAGTAACCCCCTGATCGTTGTGGTGCCAACGGCCTCTAGTGTGCCGGCAGCCATTGCGCAGGATTATATCAAAGCCTTCAAAGAAATAGGGTATACCAATGTGGAGGTGCTTGACATCCGCAGCCGCCAGGATGCGAATAAGCCGGAGTTTGTTGAGCTGGTAGAGCGCGCTGCCGGGATCATGTTTCCAGGCGGTGACCAGCTGCGCCTGACAGCCATTTTGGGCGGCTCTCAGGTTTTGCAGCTCATGAAAGAGCGCTATACCTACGACGAGGGATTTATTGTGGCCGGTACCAGTGCCGGGGCCACGGCCATGTCCACGCCGATGATCTATGAAGGGGAAACCCAGGGAGGCTACATCAAAGGCGATGTGCGCATTACAACTGGGCTGGAGTTTATGAAAAACGTGGCCATTGATACGCATTTTATACAACGGGGCCGCATTGTACGCATGTCGCAGGCCATTGCTACTAACCCGGGGTGCATTGGCATCGGCCTGGAGGAGGATACAGCCATTTGTGTAGAACGGGGCAAAGACATCCGCGTACTTGGGAGCGGCCTGGTAACGATTGTAGACGGATTAGATATAACCACCACGAATATTTATGATATTAAGACCGGAGAGCCTTTCTCTGTCAGAGATATGCGGGTGCACCTGCTGGCACCAGGCGATACCTATGTGCTTCCGTTCTATGACCAGTTGCATATTTAA
- a CDS encoding glycoside hydrolase family 2 TIM barrel-domain containing protein: MHWENDSTYRTAERQQTELITRGKNRSSVITWSMANETPMKPERNVYIRKLTARMRSLDPTRPVSTALEQHGLPNSNTHTIGDPLIVCVDTLSFNQYIGWYDGTPDKLKNVSRKISRNKPVMESRFGAGALQGKHGDKLERFTEE, translated from the coding sequence ATCCATTGGGAAAACGACAGCACCTATCGCACCGCCGAGAGGCAACAGACGGAGTTGATTACCCGGGGTAAGAACCGCTCATCGGTGATCACCTGGTCGATGGCCAACGAAACACCGATGAAGCCGGAACGAAACGTTTATATCCGTAAGCTCACTGCTCGCATGCGTAGCCTGGACCCAACGCGCCCGGTGTCCACTGCCCTGGAGCAGCATGGCCTGCCCAACAGCAACACGCATACTATCGGCGATCCGCTGATAGTATGCGTGGATACCCTGAGCTTTAACCAGTACATCGGTTGGTACGACGGCACGCCTGACAAGCTAAAGAATGTAAGCCGGAAGATATCCCGGAATAAGCCGGTAATGGAATCCAGATTTGGTGCCGGCGCGCTGCAGGGCAAGCACGGCGACAAGCTGGAACGCTTTACCGAAGAATAG
- a CDS encoding efflux RND transporter periplasmic adaptor subunit: MDRELSLSTKQARKQKRLWQVSIALVVVAAAVFGFRSLLTPSLRRADLRTAIVEKGPVEATLTASGLVVPEHELAVTSPIQARIEQVVHTTGDKVQPGDQILLLDKAFTQLAYEKLKDEEQLNQHKRVQLRLQLQKKLNTLNSELAIKRMNVKSLQAQLEDEQYLLKIGGGTLERVKQAELTLKIAQQQLAEIEQDMITERQLLKADEQELGFTMAIQSRSIEELERKMQQAEVRASRPGVVTWVKNEIGSTVNAGDVIARLADLSSYKVQATMSDAFAEQLRAGGPVTVRINNTDLPGTIATVDPTVSNGTVTFYVALNENNNKLLRPSLRVDVFVTTATKPNTLRVKNGPYFSGNVNDKVFVVRGDELVRVPARAGVSNTDFVELENGVQPGDEVVISDMKDYLNTPKVSLKE; this comes from the coding sequence ATGGACCGCGAACTTTCACTCTCAACCAAACAAGCCCGGAAACAGAAACGCCTCTGGCAGGTAAGTATAGCCCTGGTGGTGGTGGCTGCCGCGGTATTTGGTTTCAGGAGCTTGTTAACTCCCAGCCTGCGCCGCGCCGATCTACGCACCGCTATCGTGGAGAAAGGGCCTGTGGAGGCGACCCTGACCGCCAGCGGCCTGGTTGTGCCCGAGCACGAATTGGCAGTGACCAGCCCTATTCAGGCACGCATCGAGCAGGTGGTGCATACTACAGGCGACAAGGTGCAACCCGGTGACCAGATCCTGCTCCTCGACAAAGCCTTTACTCAACTGGCCTACGAGAAGCTGAAAGACGAGGAACAGCTCAACCAGCATAAGCGCGTGCAGCTGCGCCTGCAACTCCAGAAAAAACTTAACACCCTCAACTCTGAGCTCGCTATTAAGCGCATGAACGTGAAAAGCCTGCAGGCCCAATTAGAGGACGAGCAATACCTCTTAAAAATAGGCGGCGGCACCCTGGAGCGGGTCAAACAGGCGGAACTGACGCTGAAGATAGCCCAGCAGCAACTGGCCGAGATCGAACAGGACATGATCACGGAGCGTCAGCTGCTGAAAGCCGATGAACAGGAACTGGGCTTTACCATGGCCATTCAGAGCCGCTCCATTGAAGAATTGGAGCGCAAAATGCAGCAAGCCGAAGTGCGGGCTTCCCGCCCCGGTGTGGTAACCTGGGTCAAAAACGAAATAGGTTCTACTGTGAATGCCGGCGACGTGATTGCCCGGCTTGCCGACCTGAGCAGCTACAAAGTGCAGGCCACCATGTCGGATGCGTTTGCCGAGCAGCTGCGCGCCGGCGGACCGGTGACCGTGCGGATCAACAACACCGATCTGCCTGGCACCATCGCCACGGTGGACCCCACGGTCAGCAACGGTACGGTGACCTTTTATGTAGCCCTGAACGAAAATAACAACAAGCTGCTGCGCCCCAGCCTGCGTGTGGATGTGTTTGTGACTACCGCCACCAAACCCAACACCCTGCGCGTGAAGAATGGCCCATACTTTAGCGGCAACGTGAACGACAAGGTGTTTGTGGTCCGGGGCGATGAACTGGTGCGGGTGCCGGCCCGGGCCGGCGTGAGCAACACCGATTTTGTGGAGCTGGAGAACGGCGTGCAGCCCGGCGACGAGGTGGTGATCTCTGACATGAAGGATTACCTGAATACCCCGAAAGTGAGCTTAAAGGAATAA
- a CDS encoding ABC transporter permease — MIRHLFKLIWNRKKSNFLLITEIFFCFLVLFGVLSLVFYNVRNYTKPLGFEHENVWLLTMQTATDSAALNHQNQEQVLQRVRSFPEVEYAALTSSNAPFSFSQMNNVFSAGSVKGIQADVYEVQDDFKDVLQLQLSQGRWFGVQDNASNHEPIVINRAMQQKLFGQEDALGKLIQVNDTTNFQVVGVTDYFRAGSEYAAEEPACFTRINFEKNPTYFWNELLIRVKPGTGIDFEEKMVKELAGIGKGWTLEVSTLEKMRQNKAKLTMIPMIALGLVCGFLILNVALGLFGVLWYNISRRNSEIGLRRALGAASGQIYRQFIGEVLVLATFGLLLGVVFAVQFPLLHVFQVEPEVYVTALLCAVVLIYLLTTACALYPSRQAAIIQPATALHEE; from the coding sequence ATGATACGCCATCTTTTTAAACTGATCTGGAACCGCAAGAAGAGTAACTTTTTGCTGATCACGGAAATTTTCTTTTGCTTCCTGGTGCTCTTCGGGGTGCTGAGCCTGGTTTTTTATAATGTACGCAACTATACCAAACCGCTCGGCTTTGAACACGAAAATGTGTGGCTGCTCACGATGCAGACTGCGACAGACTCTGCTGCCCTTAACCACCAGAACCAGGAGCAGGTACTGCAGCGGGTGCGCTCTTTTCCGGAAGTGGAGTATGCCGCTTTAACTTCAAGCAATGCGCCTTTTTCTTTTAGCCAGATGAATAATGTCTTCTCTGCAGGCAGTGTAAAAGGTATACAGGCCGATGTGTATGAAGTACAGGATGACTTTAAAGATGTGCTGCAGCTGCAGCTAAGCCAGGGCCGCTGGTTCGGAGTACAGGACAATGCTTCCAACCACGAGCCCATTGTGATCAACCGGGCAATGCAGCAGAAATTATTTGGCCAGGAAGATGCACTGGGAAAGCTGATTCAGGTAAACGACACCACCAACTTCCAGGTAGTGGGCGTAACCGATTATTTCCGGGCCGGCAGCGAATATGCTGCGGAAGAGCCGGCCTGCTTTACCCGGATCAATTTTGAAAAGAACCCGACTTATTTCTGGAACGAACTCCTGATCAGGGTTAAGCCTGGCACCGGGATCGACTTTGAAGAGAAGATGGTAAAAGAGCTGGCAGGCATTGGCAAAGGCTGGACGCTTGAAGTATCCACGCTGGAGAAAATGCGCCAGAACAAAGCCAAACTCACCATGATTCCCATGATTGCGCTGGGGCTGGTCTGCGGTTTCCTGATCTTAAACGTGGCCCTGGGTTTGTTTGGCGTGCTGTGGTACAACATCAGCCGCCGCAACAGCGAAATCGGCCTGCGCCGCGCCCTGGGGGCAGCTTCCGGCCAGATCTACCGGCAGTTTATCGGGGAGGTGCTGGTGCTGGCCACATTCGGCTTGCTGCTGGGGGTAGTGTTCGCCGTCCAGTTTCCGTTGCTGCACGTCTTTCAGGTAGAGCCGGAGGTATATGTGACCGCCCTGCTTTGTGCCGTGGTGCTTATCTACCTGCTGACCACCGCTTGCGCGCTGTACCCCAGCCGGCAGGCAGCCATTATACAACCGGCCACGGCCCTGCACGAAGAGTAG
- a CDS encoding sigma-54-dependent transcriptional regulator — translation MILIIDDDMAVRASISLMLKQAGYKTREAANPQEALQLAGLHAFQLAIMDMNFSIDTTGNDGLDLLAKFKKLLPDLPVILITGWGSISLAVEGMRLGAADFVTKPWSNEYLLQAVRTALSLSEQTAETSGGALTRKKLDQQYDLGNIVGQDPQLLQILKKIGQIAPTDASVLIEGESGTGKELIAEAVHRNSGRKAQPFVKVNLGGISASLFESEMFGHKRGAFTDAKADRVGRFEMANKGTIFLDEIGELDLNSQVKLLRVLQDRTYEVLGDSRSRKLDIRVVCATNKDLAKLVEEGRFREDLYYRINLIKVKLPALREREDDIPLLVQYFVNNLKKTYHRPDLQVSPRALQWLKGLQLPGNIRELKNLVERTVLVAENEMLEADDFQAQAQQSPAKPGDKALPAVGTMTLDELEASMIKKSMSYYQNNISKVARALGLSRAALYRRLDKFNIPYEPAD, via the coding sequence ATGATCCTGATAATTGATGATGATATGGCCGTACGAGCCTCGATCAGCCTGATGCTGAAACAGGCGGGGTATAAAACCCGCGAAGCGGCCAACCCGCAGGAGGCACTGCAGCTGGCCGGGCTACATGCGTTTCAGCTGGCCATCATGGACATGAACTTTTCCATCGATACCACCGGAAATGACGGGCTCGACCTGCTGGCAAAATTCAAGAAGCTGCTGCCCGATCTGCCCGTTATCCTGATCACCGGCTGGGGTTCTATCAGCCTTGCTGTGGAAGGCATGCGGCTGGGCGCCGCCGATTTTGTGACCAAGCCCTGGAGCAACGAGTACCTGCTGCAGGCCGTGCGCACCGCTCTGAGTTTGTCGGAGCAAACGGCAGAGACCAGTGGGGGCGCCCTTACCCGCAAAAAGCTGGACCAGCAGTATGACCTGGGCAACATTGTGGGCCAGGACCCACAACTCCTGCAGATCTTAAAAAAGATAGGCCAGATAGCACCCACCGATGCCTCGGTTCTCATCGAAGGCGAGAGTGGTACGGGCAAGGAGCTGATTGCCGAGGCCGTGCACCGCAACAGCGGCCGCAAAGCGCAGCCTTTTGTGAAAGTGAACCTGGGCGGTATTTCAGCCAGCCTCTTCGAGAGCGAAATGTTTGGCCACAAACGCGGCGCCTTTACCGACGCCAAGGCCGACCGCGTGGGCCGCTTCGAGATGGCCAACAAAGGCACCATTTTCCTGGACGAGATTGGCGAGCTGGACCTCAACAGCCAGGTAAAACTGCTACGCGTGCTCCAGGACCGTACCTACGAAGTGCTGGGCGACAGCCGCTCCCGCAAGCTTGACATCCGGGTGGTGTGCGCCACCAACAAGGACCTGGCCAAGCTGGTGGAAGAAGGCCGATTCCGGGAAGATCTATACTATCGCATTAACCTGATCAAGGTAAAGCTGCCGGCCCTGCGCGAGCGCGAGGACGACATCCCGCTGCTGGTGCAGTATTTTGTAAACAACCTTAAAAAGACCTATCACCGCCCCGACCTACAGGTAAGCCCGAGGGCCCTGCAATGGCTCAAAGGCCTGCAACTGCCCGGCAACATCCGCGAGCTGAAGAACCTGGTGGAACGTACTGTGCTGGTGGCCGAAAATGAAATGCTGGAGGCGGATGATTTTCAGGCCCAGGCACAGCAAAGCCCGGCCAAGCCCGGCGATAAAGCCCTGCCAGCTGTAGGCACCATGACGCTCGATGAGCTAGAAGCTTCCATGATCAAGAAGTCGATGAGTTATTATCAAAATAACATCAGCAAAGTAGCCCGGGCGCTGGGCCTGAGCCGCGCTGCGCTGTACCGTCGCCTCGATAAGTTTAACATCCCGTATGAGCCTGCGGACTAA
- a CDS encoding DUF3471 domain-containing protein, which yields MKKLCIMLLLCPVTLFAANSVRPISTKLTRAIAHPQRTATAVGEEELQRFAGVYALNEQFAITISVEDGRLYGLAPGDAEKTEFVQVSGNKFRIKGPETEAEFLEEKGQVQYLFVNMQGGLKFKKIK from the coding sequence ATGAAAAAGTTATGTATAATGCTCCTGCTCTGCCCAGTTACGCTGTTTGCAGCGAACTCCGTACGACCTATCTCTACAAAATTAACTAGGGCGATAGCGCACCCGCAACGAACAGCCACCGCAGTAGGTGAGGAAGAGCTGCAAAGATTTGCCGGGGTATATGCGTTAAATGAGCAGTTTGCCATCACCATTTCAGTGGAAGACGGCCGGCTGTACGGATTAGCACCCGGCGATGCTGAAAAGACTGAGTTCGTACAGGTTTCAGGCAACAAGTTCCGCATCAAAGGCCCTGAAACTGAAGCTGAGTTTCTGGAAGAGAAGGGCCAGGTGCAATACCTGTTTGTCAATATGCAGGGCGGCCTGAAATTCAAGAAGATCAAGTAA
- a CDS encoding ABC transporter ATP-binding protein, giving the protein MITLSNIEKVYQTKSIETVALQNVNLMVPKGEFLSIMGPSGCGKSTLLNIMGLLDVPTTGLVEIDGQPIQSYKDKALAHIRNEKIGFVFQSYHLVNDLSVVDNVELPLLYRSSVSASERSKRAKTALEKVGLSTRTKHYPSQLSGGQRQRVAIARALVGQPEIILADEPTGNLDSVMGEEIMNILLDLNRQDGTTIVMVTHDENMAQKTERLVRFFDGQQVSDARLYDFQKV; this is encoded by the coding sequence ATGATCACGCTATCTAACATCGAAAAGGTCTATCAGACCAAATCCATCGAGACGGTGGCCCTGCAAAACGTGAACCTGATGGTTCCGAAAGGGGAATTCCTCTCGATCATGGGTCCCTCCGGCTGCGGAAAATCGACGCTGCTTAACATCATGGGCCTGCTGGACGTGCCCACCACCGGGCTTGTCGAAATTGACGGCCAGCCGATCCAAAGCTACAAAGACAAAGCGCTGGCCCATATCCGCAACGAAAAGATCGGGTTTGTTTTCCAAAGCTACCACCTGGTAAATGACCTGAGCGTAGTCGATAATGTAGAGCTGCCCCTGCTTTACCGCAGCAGCGTGTCGGCCTCCGAGCGCAGCAAACGCGCCAAAACAGCCCTGGAGAAAGTGGGACTCAGCACCCGCACCAAGCATTACCCCAGTCAGTTATCAGGTGGCCAGCGCCAGCGCGTGGCCATTGCCCGGGCCCTGGTAGGCCAACCTGAGATTATACTTGCCGACGAACCGACCGGTAACCTGGACTCAGTTATGGGGGAAGAGATTATGAACATCCTGCTGGACCTGAACCGCCAGGACGGCACTACCATTGTGATGGTAACGCACGACGAAAATATGGCGCAGAAAACAGAGCGTCTGGTGCGTTTCTTTGACGGTCAGCAGGTATCCGACGCGAGATTGTACGACTTTCAGAAAGTATAG